The window AAATAAAACACCTGATGACGATGCTTAACACAAAAATACCTGCGGCTACATATTGTGCTTCACGACTTAAAAACATGCAAGCCGCAAAAAAAGCATAAAACAAAAACTGGAATACGATCTGAACGGTTAAAATAAACTTGTGCTTCGGTTTATAGAGCTTTCCGGCACCGAAATGGCGTTTCTTTTGACGAAGGTAACCTGCCCAGGTTTTATTTGGTTCGCTCCAAACATGGCTATCGGAATGCAAACGCACCTCCGTATTATAAGCATTGGCATGTGCGTTTACAAACAAATCATCGTCGCCCGATGGAATGTGCATATGCGCCGCAAAGCCTTTATGCTTAAAAAAAAGGGATTTTTTATACGCCATATTACGCCCAACGCCCATATACGGCATCCCCTTAATGGCGAAAGACAGGTAATTAACTGCCGTAAAAAAGGTTTCGAAACGAATCAGCGCATTTAAAAGGCTTCTCCTTTTCATATAAGGCGAATAGCCCAGTACAATTTCCGTTTGTTCATCAGCAGGCTGCTGCATGTCCATTAACCAATGGTTCGATGCCGGGATGCAATCCGCATCAGTAAACACCAACCAATCGTATTTGGCTGCTTTTATTCCCATGGTAACGGCAAATTTCTTACCGGCAATAAACTTATCGTTATCTAAAATCTTAACTATTTTAAGGTTACGGTGCTTCTTTTCAAAAGCTTCTAAAAACTCTTCTGTACCATCCCAAGAACGATCGTTAACCACAACCACTTCAAATTCAGGGTAATCCTGACTCAATAAAGCAGGTAGATATTGCTCTAGGTTTACAATTTCGTTTCTGGCACAAACAATTACACTAATAGGTTTTCTGGCCGATAAAGGTACTTCTTCTATACTTACCCGGGCCAGCTTTAAATGAACAAAGAGCACGTAATAAAGCTGAACTAAAAGGCAGAAGCCCAGTATGGAGAGCAGAATAATTTCAAGCGGAGTTAATATCACGATGGTAAAATAAATAGGCGCAAATTTCTCATTTTTAATCTGTAAAACACTTTTATGTTGATAAAAAATTAAACAAAAATATGCCCTCAATTTTTGCTATTTTTGGCAGATTTTTGACGAGAAAAATACATTATGAAATTTAGTTTACAGGCTAACGATCCACTATCCAAAGCCAGGGCCGGAACAGTAACAACTGCCCATGGCGAAATACAAACCCCTATTTTTATGCCTGTGGGCACCGCCGGAACGGTTAAAGCCGTACACCAGCGCGAACTTAAAGATGATATTGACGCAAAAATCATTCTTGGAAATACCTACCACCTATACTTAAGACCAGGACTTGATATTTTGGAAAAAGCAGGCGGTTTACATAAATTTATTGGCTGGGACCGTCCGATTTTAACCGATAGCGGTGGCTATCAGGTGTATTCTTTAAGTAAAGTACGTAAAATTAAAGAAGAAGGTGTTACTTTCCATTCGCATATTGATGGTTCGAAACACCTTTTTACGCCCGAGTATGCCATGGATATCCAGCGCACCATTGGTGCCGACATCATTATGGCCTTTGATGAGTGTACTCCATATCCATGCGATTACACTTACGCCGCAAACTCTATAAAAATGACGCACCGCTGGTTAGAGCGCTGCTGTACTCATTTTGATAATACCCAACCTAAATACGGCTTTGATCAAACACTTTTCCCTATTGTTCAGGGCTCGGTATATAAAGATTTAAGGATTAAATCGGCCGAATTTATTGCCAGTATGAACCGAGAGGGCAATGCCATAGGGGGGTTATCGGTAGGCGAGCCTGCAGAAGAAATGTACGCCATGACAGAAGTGGTTTGCAATATATTACCAGCCGAGAAACCACGTTATTTAATGGGCGTTGGCACTCCGATTAACATATTAGAGAACATTGCTCTGGGAATAGATATGTTTGATTGCGTAATGCCAACCAGAAATGCAAGAAATGGCATGCTTTTTACCAGAAATGGAATAATCAACATCAGGAACAAAAAATGGGAGAACGATTTTTCTCCTCTTGATGCGGAAAGCGATCTGCATGCCGATCAGGTAACTACCAAAGCTTATTTAAGGCACCTGGTACACAGTAATGAAATGTTGGGCGCACAGATTGCAACCTTACATAACCTGCATTTCTATCTTTGGTTGGTAAAACAGGCCAGAGAGAAGATTATTGCAGGCGAATTCTACGAGTGGAAAAACAAAATGGTTAAAATATTAGGCAATAAGCTATAAAATGAACATCATCAAAGGCAACATTAAAATTATAGATCGGTACATTATCGGCAAATACCTGGGTACATTTATATATACACTGGCCATTTTTGTGATCATAATTGTAGTGTTCGACCTTTCTGAAAAGATGGACGATTTTATGAAGAGCGGGCTTAGTTTCTGGGGTATCCTAACTAAATATTATGCAGGATCTATCCCCTTTTACGTAAATATGCTCTCGCCGCTGATCAATTTTATTGCGGTAATCTTCTTTACAGCTAAAATGGCCGATCAAACAGAAATTGTACCGATATTAAGTGGTGGAGTAAGCTTTAACCGGTTTTTATTCCCTTATCTGGTTTCAGCAAGCATCATTTTCTCGGCAAACTTGCTATCCAATCTCTACATTTTACCTTATACCAATACCTTAAAAAACCGCTTCGAAAACACATACGTAAAGCGTAACGATCCTTCAACAAAATCCAACATCCACATGAAACTGGATGATAAAACCTATATCTACATTGATAATTTCGACAACAAAACCAACTCAGGTTACCGTTTTT is drawn from Pedobacter sp. HDW13 and contains these coding sequences:
- the tgt gene encoding tRNA guanosine(34) transglycosylase Tgt, whose protein sequence is MKFSLQANDPLSKARAGTVTTAHGEIQTPIFMPVGTAGTVKAVHQRELKDDIDAKIILGNTYHLYLRPGLDILEKAGGLHKFIGWDRPILTDSGGYQVYSLSKVRKIKEEGVTFHSHIDGSKHLFTPEYAMDIQRTIGADIIMAFDECTPYPCDYTYAANSIKMTHRWLERCCTHFDNTQPKYGFDQTLFPIVQGSVYKDLRIKSAEFIASMNREGNAIGGLSVGEPAEEMYAMTEVVCNILPAEKPRYLMGVGTPINILENIALGIDMFDCVMPTRNARNGMLFTRNGIINIRNKKWENDFSPLDAESDLHADQVTTKAYLRHLVHSNEMLGAQIATLHNLHFYLWLVKQAREKIIAGEFYEWKNKMVKILGNKL
- a CDS encoding glycosyltransferase, whose amino-acid sequence is MRAYFCLIFYQHKSVLQIKNEKFAPIYFTIVILTPLEIILLSILGFCLLVQLYYVLFVHLKLARVSIEEVPLSARKPISVIVCARNEIVNLEQYLPALLSQDYPEFEVVVVNDRSWDGTEEFLEAFEKKHRNLKIVKILDNDKFIAGKKFAVTMGIKAAKYDWLVFTDADCIPASNHWLMDMQQPADEQTEIVLGYSPYMKRRSLLNALIRFETFFTAVNYLSFAIKGMPYMGVGRNMAYKKSLFFKHKGFAAHMHIPSGDDDLFVNAHANAYNTEVRLHSDSHVWSEPNKTWAGYLRQKKRHFGAGKLYKPKHKFILTVQIVFQFLFYAFFAACMFLSREAQYVAAGIFVLSIVIRCFIYPKLLKRLNYGDLRWWFPILDILLFLFLILNGFLSMFGKKKVNWK